The Streptomyces sp. NBC_01707 genome includes the window TCCGGGCCCTGCCCCGTCTATGGGCTGTCCCGTATTCCCTGGCGGGCGCGTGACGACGGCTACGGAACCTCGCCGCGTTGTCGGAACGCCCGGATGCGACCGGTATGAGGACGCCCCTCCGCCTTGCGATGCAACGCATCTGACGCCGCGCGCTGATCCACCAGGGATTACGGGACAGCCCTTAGCTTGATCTTTAACCTCGGGGTCCGAACAACTCGTCGCACTTGATCACTCGGAGTGGTAACTGCCCTACATGCAGGCGGCCTTCGGCTGAGCATGTGATCCGACCAAGGAACACACAACGCCCAGCACGAAGGCCGTGGGATGAGTCTGCTGCATCACGTCGTCCGGCAGGATCCGTTTGCGGAACTGTCACGCTTCCGGGGCGAGTTCTGCTCCTGTCTGACCAGGCGTGCGGACGCATTGTTCGAACTCGCGGACGCGGTGCTGTGCGCGGACGGTCCAGTCCGGTCGCTGGTGGAACTGTCGCTGGTCGGCGAACACCGGCGCGGGCACGGCGGGCTCTACGACGCCCTGGCCGCGGGCCGGGTCGATATCGCCCGGCTGAGATGGGCTCTGGCCGCGGTGCCGCTGCCGCGGTGCCGCTGCCGCGGGCGGCGGACGGCCGGCTGGTCCTGGCCGCCGACCTGACCTGCTGGCTGCGGCCCAGCGCCCGCACCTCACCGCAGCGAATCCTGTGCCACACCTACGGACGGGGCAAGGACCAGCACATTCCCGTTCCCGGCTGGCCCTATTCGGTGATCTGCGTGCTCGAGACCGGACGCAGTTCCTGGACCGCACCGCTGGACGCACTGCGTCTGGCACCGGGTGACGACGCCGCCACGGTCACTGCCCGGCAGATGCGTGAACTGGTCGAGCGGCTGATCACCGCCGGGCAGTGGAAGGACGGCGACCCGGAGATCCTGATCGTGGTGGACGCTGGCTACGACGTGCCCCGTCTGGCCTTCCTGCTCAAAGATCTGCCCGTGCAGGTGCTGGGCCGGATGCGCTCGGACCGCGTCCTACGACGTGCAGCACCGTTCCGCGAGCCCGGTGTCCGGGGCCGGCCGCCCGCCACGGCGGCGAGTTCGTCTTCGGTGACCCGGCCACCTGGGGCACACTCGACGCGGCAACGGTGACCGCAACCCGTCTCTACGGGACCGCCACCACACGGGCCTGGGACCGGCTCCATCCCAGACTGACCCACCGCTCGGCCTGGACCGTTGAGCTGGGTGCCCTGCCGGTAATCGAGGGCACCGTGATCCGTCTGCAGGTCGAGCATCTGCCCAGCGGTGCGACACCAAAGCCGGTCTGGCTGTGGTGGTTGGGCACCGACGCCACCACAGCCGACGTCGACCGTTTGTGGCAGGCGCTTTTGCGGCGCTTCGACATCGAGCACACCTTCCGGCTGTTCAAGCAGACCCTGGGCTGGACCTGCCCGAAAGTCCGCACCCCTCAGGCAGCCGACCGGTGGACCTGGCTGATCCTCGCCGTCTTCACCCAACTACGGCTCGCCCGCCCATTGGCGGCAGACCTGCGCCGACCGTGGGAGAAACCGGCCCCGCCCGACAGGCTCACCCCCGCACGAGTCCGCCGCGACTTTCGGCACCTCCGCCCGAAGACCGCCTGCCCAGCCGGAGCACCGAAATCCTCCCGCCCTGGACCTGGACGGCCACCCGGGAGCAAGAACACCCGACCGGCCCCACACCACGACGTGCACACAGTCGGCAAACCAAGCTCCGCCAAGCGGCGCACGAAGAAGGCAACGACCCCACGTCCCCGCCGCACAGGTTAAAGATCAAGTTAGGACCCGGAGCCCGAGGAAGACCCTGCCAGGTGGCTGCCGAGCACGGCGTGATAGGGCGACCACCGACGCCCTTTGTGCTCTGGGCGGCGACTGGCGAAAGCCGCGTGACCAGACGATGAGCACCGCCGACACACGCCATGACCGTTGAACGCGAGCACTTCTGTCCAGCTGGAGCAGGACCCGTGGCCACCTCGATTACGCCCGAGTCCACGGGACGGGCTCGCCGAACGTTGACCTTTCTGTCTCGTCGATCTCGATGGCGACCTCAACCTGCCACTCGCCTTCTGGCGGCACCTCGACCGAGCAGCCCGTGAGATGCGGCTCTACAGCGATGCGCTGCACACCCCCCCACCCCACGGACACCGACCTCGGTCGCCGCCATCTCGCAGCGGCCTTCGAAGAGGAATGACCCGTCAAACCGGCAAACCTTCCCGATCAGGGCACGAGTTGCAGAGTCGGACGCCAGGTGCCTGTGGCATGGATATTCCTTTCTCAGGCACTTCTATTCATGACGATGCACCTAATTTCTGCTAGGGCATGTAGCTCTTCCGAATCAGTCTCTGTGTTAATTCGACGATGCGGGCACGTTTACTCCTCTCCTGTCACAATGTATCGACACATGTCACAAAAGTGTATTGGTGGGCCTCAGGCGTCGACCGGAGGCGCAGCAGCGAATATCTTATAAAGCGGCAATACTCGCTTGGCCGGAGAATGTGACCGGCACTGCTTCCCAGGAAAATCACTGATGAGTCTCAAGAAGATATCTGCTCTCGCTCTCGTCGTTGCTGCCGCCAGCCTGCCGCTGACCGCCTGCAGCACAAACGCAGGCGCAGCCAATTCCGCCGCCAACGCGTCCTCGGCTTCGCCCGGTGCCAGCGCGGGGAGCGCGCGCACCACGAGGCACGCGTCCTCGGCGGGCTCCACATGCAAGACCAGTAGCCTCGGGTTCAGCGCTTCCGCCACGGGCGTCAAGCACGAGCTTGTCGTCAACCTAAAGAACAGCGGTGCCAGCGCGTGCAGCCTGCATGGCTTCCCCGGTGTCCATCTCGTAAATGCCAACGGCTCGAGGGCTGCCGGGCCGGACGCTGCTCTCACTGACATCTCGCCGGACTCACCGCCGACCGTCACCATCGCACCCGGTGAGGAGACCCGCTTCCTGCTGGACTACATTCCGGACACCAGTGGCTCCGGGAAGACCTTCACCAAGCTCTCGGTCGCTGCGCCCAAGGACTCGGTCTCGAAGATTGTGGATCTCGAGGGACTGGACATCACGATCGCATCCCCCGGAAGCGACGTTCCTGACGTCTACGTCGACCCCATCGGCTATCACGTGGGCTACGGCAAGTGAGAATTGTGGCAGCGAAGCGACACTCTTCGCGACGGTGGCTGGATCAGTCAGCTTGGTGGGCCGCGCGAACGATCAGGCGGTGGTGCGGATTGACGAAGTTCTAAGATTGGGGCGGTCGTTCTATTGACACTGTCCAGCCCACATCGTCACCGGAGTCCGCTGCGGACAGAATCGCCGCGAGAAGTCGTTCCCAGGTGCCGACAACAGCCCATCGGATCAGGCGTTTGTGCGCGGTCTGGAACGAACCGAGCTCGCTGGAAGATCTCGCCATGGCGAGCAGGTGCGGTATTTCCACGCGATCGCCTCCAGGGTCCGACGGTGGTCCGCCCCCCCGTCGCCCACGGACCGGATCGGCCGGCATCAACGGCTCGATCCGGTCCCATATTGCATCAGTGATCATCAGCCGGACAGACACATCCGATCAACTGACCAACCCATCAAAGAGACACGGTCACTAACAGAATTAGGGGTGGATTGGTTCGGCTTGCCATGCCCTGGGCGGGAGTTGACTGTTCGGGGTGGTGTGGGGACTTCGCCGTGGGTCGTGTCGGATGAGCTGTGGGACCGCCTGGAGCCGCAGCGCGAGCGACGCTTCCGGTATCCCGGCCGCAAGCCGTTGC containing:
- a CDS encoding DUF4232 domain-containing protein; its protein translation is MSLKKISALALVVAAASLPLTACSTNAGAANSAANASSASPGASAGSARTTRHASSAGSTCKTSSLGFSASATGVKHELVVNLKNSGASACSLHGFPGVHLVNANGSRAAGPDAALTDISPDSPPTVTIAPGEETRFLLDYIPDTSGSGKTFTKLSVAAPKDSVSKIVDLEGLDITIASPGSDVPDVYVDPIGYHVGYGK